From a region of the Arachis ipaensis cultivar K30076 chromosome B09, Araip1.1, whole genome shotgun sequence genome:
- the LOC107619334 gene encoding calvin cycle protein CP12-1, chloroplastic, translating to MATISTVTLSSPARVIAKGVEIPQKAQTIKFSPVFRLNQRWPCLTGSGRPSSVRPLHAAPDKISEKVEKSIKDAEEACTDNPASNECAAAWDEVEELSAAASHARDKKKESDPLENYCKDNPETDECRTYDN from the coding sequence ATGGCGACAATTTCTACTGTAACCCTCTCAAGTCCTGCTAGAGTAATTGCCAAGGGAGTAGAGATCCCTCAAAAGGCTCAAACTATCAAGTTCTCACCTGTATTCAGGCTCAACCAAAGGTGGCCCTGTTTAACCGGATCGGGCAGGCCATCTTCGGTCCGACCGCTTCATGCGGCCCCGGATAAGATATCGGAGAAGGTAGAGAAGAGCATAAAGGATGCCGAGGAAGCATGCACTGATAACCCGGCAAGCAACGAGTGTGCGGCGGCTTGGGATGAGGTAGAGGAGCTGAGCGCCGCGGCGAGCCATGCGAGGGACAAGAAGAAAGAATCGGACCCGCTTGAGAACTACTGCAAGGATAACCCAGAGACTGATGAGTGCCGCACCTATGATAACTGA